From the Phreatobacter oligotrophus genome, one window contains:
- a CDS encoding ABC transporter permease, with product MSAENPTPPPQLAARRGFLASREARIPWITTPLLLAVIVLIWHAYVRMSGISPFILPAPGAVFADWIALLGNRRAWFHTGMTVYATLVGFFWAALIGVVLGVLIARIRWLELTLNPFIIATQVIPKVALVPLFVVWFGFGITSKVIVAGVLAFFPILTNTVLGVKSIDEGHRDVMTALNATRWQVFRRLELPSALPYILTGFEVGIVLAIIGAVVGEYLGGNQGLGQLLIQAMNGFETSQMFAVLIQMSLIGFAFYFAIGLLKRILIPWHATGAS from the coding sequence ATGAGTGCCGAAAACCCGACCCCGCCGCCCCAGCTCGCCGCCCGGCGCGGCTTCCTTGCCAGCCGCGAGGCGCGCATTCCCTGGATCACCACGCCGCTGCTCCTCGCGGTCATCGTGCTGATCTGGCATGCCTATGTGCGGATGAGCGGCATCTCGCCCTTCATCCTGCCGGCGCCTGGCGCCGTCTTCGCCGACTGGATCGCCCTGCTCGGCAATCGCCGCGCCTGGTTCCATACCGGCATGACGGTCTACGCGACACTTGTCGGCTTCTTCTGGGCGGCGCTGATCGGCGTGGTCCTCGGCGTGCTCATCGCCCGCATCCGCTGGCTCGAACTGACGCTGAACCCCTTCATCATCGCCACCCAGGTCATCCCGAAGGTGGCGCTGGTGCCGCTCTTCGTCGTCTGGTTCGGCTTCGGCATCACCTCGAAGGTCATCGTCGCCGGGGTGCTCGCCTTCTTCCCCATCCTCACCAACACGGTGCTGGGCGTGAAATCCATCGACGAGGGCCACCGCGACGTGATGACGGCGCTCAATGCCACGCGCTGGCAGGTGTTCCGCCGGCTCGAGCTGCCCTCGGCGCTGCCCTACATCCTCACGGGCTTCGAGGTCGGCATCGTGCTCGCCATCATCGGCGCGGTCGTCGGCGAATATCTCGGCGGCAACCAGGGCCTCGGCCAGTTGCTGATCCAGGCGATGAACGGCTTCGAGACCAGCCAGATGTTCGCCGTGCTGATCCAGATGTCGCTGATCGGCTTCGCCTTCTACTTCGCCATCGGCCTGCTCAAGCGCATCCTGATCCCCTGGCACGCCACGGGCGCATCCTGA
- a CDS encoding beta-glucosidase: MRDEGPFRSFFQAGFECASHRRRDGRRLDLIASTGHDRFCEQDYQAVAAHGLRSARDGFRWHLIERSPGRYDWSSVLPIIRAARRNGVQVTWDLCHFGWPDDVDIWSAAFVERFAAFAAAAARVLVAETGEPPILCPINEISFFAWGGGDVAAINPATRGRGQELKRQLVRAAIAAIDAVRAVAPASRFISAEPAIHIHSYSRSAAVRAAAEAYRLAQYEALDMLIGRVAPDLGGRDDHVDMVGLNFYPRNQWLHRGSTLPLGHHGYRPFSEMLQEAHERYGRPLLVAETGAEGSARAAWLHYVGDEVRVAMDAGVPVLGICLYPVIDYPGWDDDRLCLTGLFGPADGEGRRAVHKPLAEELARQAFLHAGSPPGANGFTARASTSG; encoded by the coding sequence TTGCGAGACGAGGGACCGTTCCGAAGTTTTTTCCAGGCCGGGTTTGAATGTGCGAGCCACCGGCGGCGTGACGGCCGGCGCCTCGACCTGATCGCCTCCACCGGCCACGACCGCTTCTGCGAGCAGGACTACCAGGCCGTCGCCGCGCATGGCCTGCGCTCGGCGCGCGATGGCTTCCGCTGGCACCTGATCGAACGCTCTCCGGGCCGCTACGACTGGTCCAGCGTGCTGCCGATCATCCGCGCCGCCCGGCGGAACGGCGTGCAGGTCACCTGGGACCTCTGCCATTTCGGCTGGCCCGATGACGTCGACATCTGGTCGGCGGCCTTCGTCGAGCGCTTCGCTGCCTTCGCCGCGGCCGCAGCGCGCGTGCTGGTCGCAGAGACCGGCGAACCGCCGATCCTCTGCCCGATCAACGAGATATCGTTTTTCGCCTGGGGCGGCGGCGATGTCGCTGCCATCAACCCGGCGACACGGGGCCGCGGGCAGGAGCTGAAGCGGCAGCTGGTGCGGGCGGCCATCGCCGCGATCGATGCGGTCCGGGCCGTGGCGCCGGCGAGCCGCTTCATCAGCGCGGAGCCTGCCATCCACATCCACAGCTATTCCCGCAGCGCGGCGGTGCGCGCCGCGGCGGAGGCCTACCGGCTGGCGCAGTACGAGGCGCTGGACATGCTCATCGGACGGGTGGCGCCGGACCTCGGCGGCCGCGACGACCATGTCGACATGGTCGGGCTCAATTTCTATCCGCGGAACCAGTGGCTGCACCGCGGCTCCACCCTGCCGCTCGGCCATCACGGCTACCGGCCCTTCTCGGAGATGTTGCAGGAGGCGCATGAGCGCTACGGGCGGCCGCTACTGGTGGCCGAAACAGGCGCCGAGGGCAGCGCGAGGGCCGCCTGGCTCCACTATGTCGGGGACGAGGTGCGGGTCGCCATGGATGCGGGCGTGCCGGTCCTTGGCATCTGCCTCTATCCGGTCATCGATTATCCTGGATGGGATGACGACCGACTGTGCCTGACCGGCCTGTTCGGCCCGGCGGATGGCGAGGGACGGCGGGCGGTGCACAAGCCGCTGGCGGAGGAACTGGCCCGTCAGGCCTTTCTGCATGCAGGCTCGCCGCCAGGCGCCAATGGTTTCACCGCGCGTGCCTCCACCAGTGGATGA
- a CDS encoding ABC transporter substrate-binding protein, whose product MSTDVTLSRRSALAVGAGGFMALTVSRAGAQAARPMTFITPFSYILAFVDILHAKGGGYFEREGLNVTIEQGRGSAMAVQQVLGGGGLLSRTGGSDHIRASSRPGGDALISVGTISQGSPFFVISSPDKPIRNPKDMVGKTIGVLSVGGATEITLDCMLVAQGVDKAQVQRVQAPNTPAGMALIAQGRIDAYIVSAGVPVALKAANERFLSWNTDEYAPIPGQCYIAKRESVRRDGPLVVSFLKAVKRSIDDMLADTDLSTTLKRIEGFEIAEMRNRAVAPDILRNEMQFWLTAGRENILRHVPERWQQGYDLMAAAGFTPPGKADGLYTNEFVDQALR is encoded by the coding sequence ATGAGCACCGACGTCACCCTCTCCCGCCGCTCCGCCCTCGCCGTTGGGGCCGGTGGCTTCATGGCCCTCACGGTCAGCCGCGCCGGCGCCCAGGCCGCCCGGCCCATGACCTTCATCACGCCCTTCTCCTACATCCTTGCCTTCGTCGACATCCTGCACGCCAAGGGCGGCGGCTATTTCGAGCGCGAGGGCCTCAACGTCACCATCGAGCAGGGCCGCGGCTCCGCCATGGCCGTGCAGCAGGTGCTGGGCGGCGGCGGGCTCCTGTCGCGCACCGGCGGCTCGGACCATATCCGCGCCTCCAGCCGCCCCGGCGGCGATGCGCTCATCTCGGTCGGCACGATCAGCCAGGGCTCGCCCTTCTTCGTCATCTCCTCGCCCGACAAGCCGATCCGGAACCCCAAGGACATGGTCGGCAAGACCATCGGCGTTCTCTCGGTCGGCGGCGCCACCGAGATCACCCTCGACTGCATGCTGGTGGCCCAGGGCGTCGACAAGGCCCAGGTCCAGCGCGTGCAGGCGCCGAACACCCCCGCCGGCATGGCGCTGATCGCCCAGGGCCGTATCGACGCATATATCGTCAGCGCCGGCGTGCCGGTCGCGCTCAAGGCCGCCAACGAGCGCTTCCTGTCGTGGAACACCGACGAATACGCCCCGATCCCCGGCCAGTGCTACATCGCCAAGCGCGAGTCGGTGCGCCGCGACGGCCCCCTCGTGGTGAGCTTCCTCAAGGCGGTGAAGCGCTCCATCGACGACATGCTCGCCGACACCGACCTCTCCACCACGCTGAAGCGTATCGAGGGCTTCGAGATCGCCGAGATGCGCAACCGCGCCGTCGCGCCCGACATCCTGCGCAACGAGATGCAGTTCTGGCTCACCGCGGGCCGGGAGAACATCCTGCGCCACGTGCCGGAGCGCTGGCAGCAGGGCTACGACCTGATGGCCGCGGCCGGATTCACGCCCCCCGGCAAGGCGGACGGCCTCTACACCAACGAGTTCGTCGATCAGGCGCTGCGCTGA
- a CDS encoding MBL fold metallo-hydrolase → MTDTSRRTVLAASAGLGASIVAGPVEAQTAAPAADGTRQQPGFYRIKVGDAEITVLHDGFVGRRAQGLVRNAAQPEVEEQLRTHFVDPEAMENPYNIAVVTIGARRYIIDSGFADNGPPTTGQLAANMRAAGIDPASINAVLVTHFHPDHINGIRKKDGTLTYPNAEIIVPEAEWAFWMDDTRMGQAPEGQRANFALARRVFGPNAASVRRITPGGEVVPGIQSIATPGHTPGHTSFVVTSGSAKALIQGDVSGIPSLFVERPGWHSMFDMDGATAEATRRRTYDMAASERMPIVGYHFPFPAVGRVSKQGDGYRFGLAQWRSTI, encoded by the coding sequence ATGACAGACACATCCCGCCGCACCGTTCTCGCAGCCTCCGCCGGCCTCGGCGCCAGCATCGTCGCCGGTCCGGTCGAGGCCCAGACGGCTGCCCCCGCCGCAGACGGCACGCGCCAGCAGCCGGGCTTCTACCGGATCAAGGTGGGCGACGCCGAGATCACGGTTCTCCATGACGGCTTCGTCGGCCGCCGCGCCCAGGGCCTGGTGCGCAACGCTGCCCAGCCCGAGGTCGAGGAGCAGCTGCGCACCCATTTCGTCGATCCGGAGGCGATGGAGAATCCCTACAATATCGCCGTCGTGACCATCGGCGCGCGCCGGTACATCATCGACTCGGGCTTTGCCGACAACGGCCCGCCGACCACCGGCCAGCTCGCCGCCAACATGCGCGCCGCCGGCATCGACCCGGCCTCGATCAATGCGGTGCTCGTCACGCATTTCCATCCCGACCACATCAACGGCATCCGCAAGAAGGACGGCACGCTGACCTATCCCAATGCCGAGATCATCGTGCCGGAAGCCGAGTGGGCCTTCTGGATGGATGACACGCGCATGGGCCAAGCGCCCGAGGGGCAGCGTGCCAATTTCGCCCTGGCGCGCCGCGTCTTCGGGCCCAATGCGGCGAGCGTCCGGCGCATCACGCCCGGTGGCGAGGTCGTCCCTGGCATCCAGTCCATCGCCACCCCCGGGCACACGCCGGGCCACACCTCCTTCGTGGTGACCTCGGGCTCCGCCAAGGCGCTCATCCAGGGCGACGTGTCGGGCATTCCCTCGCTCTTCGTGGAGCGGCCGGGCTGGCATTCCATGTTCGACATGGACGGCGCGACGGCGGAAGCGACGCGTCGGCGCACCTACGACATGGCAGCCTCCGAGCGGATGCCGATCGTCGGCTACCACTTCCCCTTCCCGGCGGTGGGTCGCGTGTCGAAGCAGGGCGATGGCTATCGCTTCGGCCTCGCCCAGTGGCGCTCGACCATCTGA
- a CDS encoding glycosyltransferase, producing the protein MHGTTCRPQLVCFSHLRWDFVYQRPQHLLSRAARDHDVYFIEEPVFEAGATPHLRTSPRPEGVTVVLPVLPTGSEAGMAEALRPLLRRLLPSGPARRTLWYYTPMAVAFSRDIPADVVVYDNMDELTGFLGAPAHLLALEAELFARADLVFTGGMSLYRAKRHRHPSVHAFPSSIDKAHFARARGTVAEPADQRAIPGPRAGFFGVIDERMDVGLLARTAARCPDWQFVMIGPVVKIDPAGLPRQPNIHWLGPKAYRDLPDYIAGWTVGLMPFALNEATRFISPTKTPEFLAAGVPVVSTAITDVVSPYGDKGLVAIAGDDAGLADSLETLRRRPRAPWLAAVDRHLAGMSWDRTWADMQHLMLGVGQATQPKVEAARSTARQVMVGEEAHV; encoded by the coding sequence ATGCATGGCACCACCTGCCGCCCGCAGCTCGTCTGCTTTTCTCACCTGCGGTGGGATTTCGTGTACCAGCGGCCCCAGCATCTCCTGTCCCGCGCAGCGCGCGACCATGACGTCTACTTCATCGAGGAGCCGGTCTTCGAGGCCGGCGCAACGCCGCATCTTCGGACCTCGCCGCGACCCGAGGGCGTGACCGTCGTCCTGCCTGTGCTGCCCACGGGCAGCGAGGCTGGCATGGCCGAGGCCCTGCGCCCCTTGCTGCGGCGGCTGCTGCCGTCCGGGCCCGCCCGCCGGACGCTCTGGTACTACACGCCGATGGCCGTGGCCTTCAGCCGCGACATCCCTGCTGACGTCGTCGTCTACGACAACATGGACGAGCTCACGGGCTTCCTCGGCGCCCCGGCTCATCTCCTCGCGCTCGAGGCGGAGCTCTTTGCCCGGGCGGATCTGGTCTTCACCGGCGGCATGAGCCTCTACCGGGCGAAGCGCCACCGTCACCCCTCGGTCCATGCCTTTCCCTCCAGCATCGACAAGGCGCATTTCGCCCGGGCGCGCGGTACCGTCGCCGAGCCCGCCGACCAGCGCGCCATTCCCGGTCCGCGCGCCGGCTTCTTCGGCGTCATCGACGAGCGCATGGATGTGGGCCTCCTGGCGCGCACCGCAGCGCGGTGCCCGGACTGGCAGTTCGTCATGATCGGGCCTGTGGTGAAGATCGACCCCGCCGGCTTGCCGCGGCAGCCCAACATCCACTGGCTCGGGCCCAAGGCCTATCGCGACCTGCCGGACTACATCGCCGGCTGGACGGTCGGCCTCATGCCCTTCGCACTCAACGAGGCGACGCGCTTCATCAGCCCCACCAAGACGCCGGAATTCCTCGCCGCCGGCGTGCCCGTCGTCTCCACCGCCATCACCGACGTCGTCTCGCCCTATGGCGACAAGGGTCTCGTTGCCATTGCCGGGGATGATGCCGGCCTCGCCGACAGCCTCGAGACGCTGCGGCGCCGTCCCCGTGCCCCCTGGCTTGCGGCGGTCGACCGACACCTCGCCGGCATGTCCTGGGACCGCACCTGGGCCGACATGCAGCATCTGATGCTGGGCGTCGGGCAAGCGACACAGCCGAAGGTCGAGGCCGCCCGCTCCACCGCCCGCCAGGTCATGGTGGGGGAGGAGGCCCATGTTTGA
- the glf gene encoding UDP-galactopyranose mutase, producing the protein MFDWMIVGAGFAGCVLAERLATERGATVLLIDRRPHIGGNAYDRYNEDGLLIHEYGPHIFHTNSDMIVDYLSRFTAWRPYTHRVLAAVDGKLVPIPINRTTINTLYDLALTTDAEAEAWLAARAEPVERIETSEDVVVSKVGRELYEKFFRGYTRKQWGLDPSELDKSVTARVPTRTDTDDRYFADKHQIMPKHGYTAMFSRMVANPAITLMLQADYRDIRDLVPHRRLIYTGQIDEFFDHRFGPLPYRSLRFEHVTLDEPQHQAVGVVNYPQGEAFTRVTEYKHLTGQQHARTALTYEYPSATGDPYYPVPRPENQERYARYEALARATPDVWFVGRLATYRYYNMDQVVGQALATFRRIDESLGRAEAAAPPRGLNGDARRPHAIA; encoded by the coding sequence ATGTTTGACTGGATGATCGTCGGCGCCGGCTTTGCCGGCTGCGTCCTCGCCGAGCGGCTCGCCACGGAGCGGGGCGCGACCGTCCTGCTCATCGACCGCCGGCCGCATATCGGCGGCAATGCCTATGACCGCTACAATGAGGATGGGCTGCTCATCCATGAATATGGCCCGCACATCTTCCACACCAACTCCGACATGATCGTCGACTACCTGTCGCGGTTCACGGCGTGGCGGCCTTACACCCACCGCGTCCTTGCGGCGGTGGACGGCAAGCTCGTGCCGATCCCCATCAACCGCACGACGATCAACACGCTCTACGACCTCGCCCTGACCACCGATGCGGAGGCCGAGGCCTGGCTCGCCGCGCGGGCCGAACCGGTGGAGCGGATCGAGACCTCCGAGGACGTGGTGGTCAGCAAGGTCGGCCGCGAGCTCTACGAGAAGTTCTTTCGCGGCTACACCCGCAAGCAATGGGGTCTCGACCCCAGCGAGCTCGACAAGTCCGTCACAGCCCGCGTGCCCACCCGCACCGATACGGACGACCGCTACTTCGCCGACAAGCACCAGATCATGCCGAAGCACGGCTACACCGCCATGTTCTCGCGCATGGTGGCCAACCCCGCCATCACCCTGATGCTGCAGGCCGATTATCGCGACATCCGCGATCTCGTTCCCCATCGGCGGCTGATCTATACCGGCCAGATCGACGAGTTCTTCGACCACCGCTTCGGGCCTCTGCCCTATCGTTCGCTGCGCTTCGAGCACGTGACCCTCGACGAGCCCCAGCACCAGGCCGTGGGGGTCGTGAATTACCCGCAGGGCGAGGCCTTCACGCGCGTCACGGAGTACAAGCACCTGACCGGCCAGCAGCATGCGCGCACGGCCCTGACCTACGAGTACCCCTCCGCCACGGGCGATCCCTACTACCCCGTGCCGAGGCCCGAGAACCAGGAGCGCTACGCCCGCTACGAGGCGCTCGCGCGCGCGACGCCCGATGTCTGGTTCGTCGGCCGTCTTGCCACCTATCGCTACTACAACATGGACCAGGTCGTGGGGCAGGCGCTGGCGACCTTCCGGCGGATCGACGAGTCTCTCGGCAGGGCTGAGGCGGCAGCGCCGCCGCGGGGACTGAACGGCGACGCGCGGCGCCCGCACGCGATCGCCTGA
- a CDS encoding Bug family tripartite tricarboxylate transporter substrate binding protein: MTDRRRFTTLLASALAASALPARAQTFPARPVTIIVPFAAGGAVDIVARTIADRLAQRWGQQPVIENRPGAGGIVASQALVRAAPDGHTLMVVANGHPLNPFFHEKLPYDTDRDFTPITQIGASPLVISVPPGETARDAKAFFEAAKAKPDGIVFGVSGFGTSAHLAGVLASQVTGAKLVAVPHRSGSQALQTVMTGGLPMSINPLLEVIELARAGKVRPLAVTTAARSAILPDVPTMAEQGYAGFDTGVWWGVVAPGSLAPEMVERLSRDLTEAIRSPEATARLQQLGATPVGSSPEAFRAFLASETATWGPVIRSANIRLE, encoded by the coding sequence ATGACCGATCGCCGCCGTTTCACCACCCTCCTCGCCTCGGCCCTCGCCGCCTCCGCCTTGCCGGCGCGGGCGCAGACCTTCCCCGCCCGTCCCGTGACGATCATCGTCCCCTTCGCGGCGGGCGGTGCCGTCGACATCGTGGCAAGGACCATCGCCGACCGCCTCGCCCAGCGCTGGGGGCAGCAGCCCGTCATCGAGAACCGCCCCGGCGCCGGCGGCATCGTCGCCTCGCAGGCGCTGGTGCGCGCTGCGCCCGATGGCCACACGCTGATGGTGGTGGCGAACGGCCATCCGCTGAACCCGTTCTTCCACGAGAAGCTGCCCTACGACACCGACCGCGACTTCACGCCGATCACCCAGATCGGCGCCTCGCCGCTGGTGATCTCGGTGCCGCCGGGCGAGACCGCGCGGGACGCCAAGGCCTTCTTCGAGGCGGCCAAGGCCAAGCCCGACGGCATCGTCTTCGGCGTCTCGGGATTCGGTACCTCAGCCCATCTCGCCGGTGTGCTGGCCTCGCAGGTGACGGGGGCGAAGCTTGTGGCCGTGCCCCACCGCTCGGGCTCGCAGGCGCTGCAGACGGTGATGACCGGCGGCCTGCCGATGAGCATCAACCCGCTGCTGGAGGTGATCGAGCTCGCCCGGGCCGGCAAGGTCCGCCCGCTGGCGGTGACCACCGCGGCGCGGTCGGCCATCCTGCCGGACGTGCCCACCATGGCCGAGCAGGGCTATGCCGGTTTCGACACCGGCGTCTGGTGGGGTGTGGTGGCGCCGGGGAGCCTCGCGCCCGAGATGGTCGAGCGCCTGTCGCGCGATCTCACCGAGGCCATCCGCTCGCCCGAGGCGACGGCACGGCTGCAGCAGCTCGGCGCAACACCTGTCGGCTCCTCGCCGGAGGCCTTCCGGGCCTTCCTCGCCAGCGAGACGGCGACCTGGGGGCCGGTGATCCGCTCCGCCAATATCCGGCTGGAATGA
- a CDS encoding ABC transporter ATP-binding protein: MLSDRFPSPVIALRAIEKWYGTRDRPVHALSSTDLDVGARELVVLLGPSGCGKTTLLRMIGGLIEPTSGELSIVGKPLWARGERQSEALADLGMVFQEANLFPWLSIEDNIALPLELKGMGHAERRARAHELMKLVGIGGFERRWPRELSGGMRQRAAIARALSYDPKILLMDEPFGALDAMTRDALNIELERIFLATAKSIVLVTHSITEAVFLADRIVLLSPRPGRIDRIVDVPFPRPRTLELQATTAFQEIVLSLRERLAEIS; encoded by the coding sequence ATGTTGTCTGATCGCTTTCCCTCTCCTGTCATTGCTCTCCGCGCCATCGAGAAATGGTACGGGACGCGCGACCGTCCCGTTCACGCCCTCTCATCCACCGACCTTGATGTCGGTGCCCGCGAACTGGTGGTGCTGCTGGGGCCCTCCGGCTGCGGCAAGACCACGCTGCTGCGCATGATCGGCGGCCTGATCGAGCCGACCTCCGGCGAACTCTCCATCGTGGGCAAGCCGCTCTGGGCGCGGGGCGAGCGGCAGAGCGAGGCGCTCGCCGATCTCGGCATGGTCTTCCAGGAGGCGAACCTCTTTCCCTGGCTCTCCATCGAGGACAACATCGCCCTGCCGCTGGAGCTGAAGGGCATGGGCCATGCCGAGCGCCGGGCCCGCGCCCACGAGCTGATGAAGCTGGTCGGCATCGGCGGGTTCGAGCGCCGCTGGCCCCGCGAACTTTCCGGCGGCATGCGCCAGCGCGCGGCCATCGCCCGGGCGCTCTCCTACGATCCGAAGATCCTGCTCATGGACGAGCCGTTCGGCGCGCTCGACGCCATGACGCGCGACGCCCTCAACATCGAGCTGGAGCGCATCTTCCTCGCCACCGCAAAATCCATCGTCCTCGTCACCCATTCCATCACCGAGGCGGTGTTCCTCGCCGACCGGATCGTGCTGCTGTCGCCGCGGCCCGGTCGCATCGACCGCATCGTCGACGTGCCCTTCCCACGCCCGCGGACGCTGGAGCTGCAGGCCACCACAGCATTCCAGGAGATCGTCCTGTCGCTGCGCGAGCGCCTGGCGGAGATTTCGTGA
- a CDS encoding catechol 2,3-dioxygenase has product MSGSPETPRDLAHLGHVEMLTPRIEASLAFFTDVFGMTEAGREGQSVYLRGWDDYEFASLKLTEAPLPGLAHVAFRTWSREALARRVAVLEASGHGIGWTDGDMGHGPSYRAHGPDGHVFEIYFETRKYQAPDALKPALKNQAQRFPARGMSVRRLDHLNLLCSEVEPTRDFLRDQLGMRLTEAIVLDSGIWGGAWMTATNKTYDIAFTRDHSGRRGRFHHVTYAIDSREEILRAADIALEAGVPIETGPHKHAVQQTFFLYLEEPGGNRVEVANTGARLMLDPDWEPVIWTETERKKGQAWGLKTVESFHTRGTPP; this is encoded by the coding sequence ATGTCAGGATCCCCGGAAACACCACGGGATCTCGCCCATCTCGGCCATGTCGAGATGCTCACGCCCCGCATAGAGGCGAGCCTTGCCTTCTTCACTGACGTGTTCGGCATGACGGAAGCGGGACGCGAGGGCCAATCGGTCTATCTGCGCGGCTGGGACGACTATGAATTCGCCTCGCTGAAGCTCACCGAAGCCCCCCTCCCCGGCCTTGCCCATGTCGCCTTCCGCACCTGGAGCCGCGAGGCGCTGGCGCGGCGCGTGGCCGTGCTGGAGGCCTCTGGCCACGGCATCGGCTGGACGGACGGCGACATGGGCCACGGGCCCTCCTACCGCGCCCACGGTCCGGACGGCCATGTCTTCGAGATCTATTTCGAGACGCGGAAATACCAAGCGCCCGACGCCCTGAAGCCCGCCCTGAAGAACCAGGCCCAGCGCTTCCCCGCGCGGGGCATGTCGGTGCGCCGGCTCGATCACCTGAACCTTCTCTGCTCGGAGGTCGAGCCGACCCGCGACTTCCTGCGCGACCAGCTCGGCATGCGACTGACCGAGGCCATCGTGCTCGATTCCGGCATCTGGGGCGGGGCCTGGATGACGGCGACGAACAAGACCTACGACATCGCCTTCACCCGCGACCATTCGGGCCGTCGCGGCCGCTTCCACCACGTGACCTATGCCATCGACAGCCGCGAGGAGATCTTGCGCGCCGCCGACATCGCGCTGGAGGCGGGCGTTCCGATCGAAACCGGCCCGCACAAGCACGCGGTGCAGCAGACATTCTTCCTCTATCTCGAAGAGCCCGGCGGCAACCGCGTCGAGGTGGCCAATACCGGCGCGCGCCTGATGCTCGATCCCGACTGGGAGCCGGTCATCTGGACCGAGACGGAGCGCAAGAAGGGCCAGGCCTGGGGCCTGAAGACCGTCGAGAGCTTCCACACCCGCGGGACCCCGCCATGA
- a CDS encoding cysteine hydrolase family protein, with amino-acid sequence MRFKAEEAALVLIDLQRGFVDEEGFVAVQGRDVSASKRAALRCVDLAARARAAGMKVIWTRHVLRADYADGGLLVTEIRPRLGELGALKRGTADIELFEGADAQPGDIIVDKPRYSAFFGTDLDVILAANGIRSLVIGGVTTSMCVETTARDAAQRDLRTFVVREAVADFDEARHQASLSAIAFGFGRVVGIDAMAAAMAGGEATFPAA; translated from the coding sequence ATGCGGTTCAAGGCGGAGGAGGCGGCCCTCGTCCTCATCGACCTGCAGCGCGGCTTCGTCGACGAGGAAGGCTTCGTCGCGGTCCAGGGGCGGGACGTCTCGGCGAGCAAGCGGGCAGCGCTGCGCTGCGTCGACCTCGCCGCCCGGGCCCGCGCCGCCGGCATGAAGGTGATCTGGACCCGCCATGTCCTGCGCGCCGACTATGCCGATGGCGGCCTGCTCGTCACCGAGATCCGTCCCCGCCTCGGCGAACTCGGCGCGCTGAAGCGCGGCACGGCGGATATCGAGCTCTTCGAGGGGGCCGACGCCCAGCCCGGCGACATCATCGTCGACAAGCCCCGCTATTCCGCCTTCTTCGGCACGGACCTCGACGTGATCCTCGCCGCCAACGGCATCCGCAGCCTGGTGATCGGCGGCGTCACGACCTCCATGTGCGTGGAGACGACGGCCCGCGATGCCGCCCAGCGCGACCTCAGGACCTTCGTGGTGCGCGAGGCCGTCGCCGATTTCGACGAGGCGCGCCACCAGGCCTCGCTCTCTGCCATCGCCTTCGGCTTCGGCCGGGTGGTGGGCATCGATGCCATGGCCGCGGCGATGGCCGGCGGCGAGGCGACTTTCCCCGCTGCCTGA